A stretch of Vibrio maritimus DNA encodes these proteins:
- a CDS encoding heme lyase CcmF/NrfE family subunit: MIGYIGLFTLIAAALTSSCAVLYGLVSYAKPQRFAASENDLSRFFSAISFVFSFGAILVLAYAFATDDFSIRYVSDNSNHQLHLGYKLAATWGGHQGSMLFWVVTLSLWGVVIAWSKQRNSAKNHASWVMQFIVAIFAWFTLAASNPFELNAVIPLQGRDLNPMLQDVGLIIHPPLLYIGYVGFASVLAMALGALLTNHVDIDWIPRARTYTLIAWLFLTAGIAVGSWWAYYELGWGGWWFWDPVENASLLPWLTSTALLHTMMVARSKQLIFWTYSLAFITFCLSILGTFIVRSGVLTSVHAFAVDPTKGFSLLAILTLVFVLAFVALIYRADAIKSSSITSVVTKPFLVLISANLFVLSTAVVVFGTFYPMVYELAGLGNISVGAPYFNLLFGPIAIVSLFVMGAVPFLGWSTTNEKPSIGKPVILLLVSLLLAFAIVTYSTMHYEPVGAEWSNWALFTVWASLWVLISHIVSAIAKVGKTSLSALVAHIGIAIAAFGCVMNAEYSYEITKRLGPGSQADFGDYQVTYVDTNLYLGRNFTAEQAIIEIADKENHQRAMVATPEKRHYSVRVMTMTEPSMTPLWHGDIYISLGDKVDATDYAVRIQFKAFVRWIWFGALLVCLSACIALLRKSKTALVSRRSTSREAVNVG; this comes from the coding sequence ATGATCGGCTACATAGGGCTATTCACATTAATCGCAGCAGCATTAACGAGTTCCTGCGCAGTTTTGTATGGACTGGTTTCTTACGCTAAGCCTCAGCGCTTCGCTGCGAGTGAAAACGACCTAAGCCGATTCTTCAGCGCGATATCATTTGTGTTCTCGTTTGGCGCCATCCTCGTGTTGGCTTACGCGTTTGCAACTGATGATTTCTCTATTCGATATGTTTCGGATAACTCCAATCACCAACTCCACCTGGGCTACAAACTCGCTGCCACATGGGGCGGACACCAAGGCTCGATGCTATTCTGGGTAGTGACATTGTCACTTTGGGGTGTCGTCATCGCTTGGTCAAAGCAGCGCAACAGTGCGAAGAATCACGCAAGTTGGGTCATGCAGTTCATCGTAGCCATCTTTGCTTGGTTTACACTGGCGGCATCCAACCCGTTCGAGTTGAATGCGGTCATACCGCTACAAGGACGTGACTTAAATCCGATGCTTCAAGACGTCGGACTTATCATACATCCGCCTTTGCTCTATATCGGTTATGTGGGCTTTGCGTCGGTTCTCGCGATGGCGTTGGGGGCACTGCTAACAAATCACGTTGACATTGATTGGATTCCTAGAGCGCGAACCTACACCTTAATTGCATGGCTGTTTTTGACGGCAGGCATCGCCGTAGGTTCTTGGTGGGCATACTACGAGCTAGGTTGGGGAGGCTGGTGGTTTTGGGATCCCGTTGAAAATGCTTCTTTGCTTCCTTGGCTCACGTCAACTGCGCTACTGCACACCATGATGGTCGCTCGTAGTAAGCAGCTCATTTTCTGGACCTATTCGCTAGCGTTCATCACGTTCTGCTTGAGTATTCTTGGTACCTTTATTGTTCGCTCTGGCGTGCTTACATCCGTTCATGCGTTTGCGGTTGATCCTACAAAAGGCTTTAGCCTACTAGCGATCTTAACATTGGTCTTTGTCCTCGCTTTTGTTGCTCTTATTTACAGGGCTGATGCTATCAAGTCGTCAAGTATTACTAGTGTGGTGACCAAACCATTCTTAGTGCTGATCTCAGCAAATTTGTTTGTACTGTCGACTGCAGTCGTCGTATTTGGCACCTTTTATCCCATGGTTTACGAGCTTGCAGGACTTGGGAATATTTCCGTTGGCGCTCCGTACTTTAATTTGCTCTTTGGGCCCATAGCGATAGTGAGTTTATTCGTTATGGGGGCTGTGCCATTTCTCGGTTGGTCCACTACAAACGAGAAGCCAAGCATTGGGAAGCCTGTAATCCTGCTGCTTGTTTCACTGCTATTGGCTTTTGCTATCGTTACCTACAGCACCATGCATTACGAACCAGTGGGTGCTGAGTGGTCGAACTGGGCGCTTTTTACTGTCTGGGCGAGCCTTTGGGTGCTAATCTCACATATCGTTTCAGCGATCGCTAAGGTAGGCAAAACATCGCTGTCGGCACTGGTTGCCCATATTGGTATTGCGATAGCCGCGTTCGGATGTGTTATGAATGCCGAGTATTCATACGAAATCACGAAGAGGCTCGGTCCTGGCAGTCAAGCCGACTTTGGAGATTACCAAGTTACCTATGTTGATACCAATTTGTACCTAGGACGAAATTTTACCGCTGAACAAGCCATTATTGAGATCGCTGATAAGGAAAACCACCAACGTGCTATGGTCGCCACCCCTGAGAAGCGTCATTACTCAGTACGTGTCATGACCATGACGGAGCCTTCAATGACGCCACTTTGGCATGGTGACATTTATATCTCTTTGGGTGACAAGGTGGATGCAACGGATTACGCCGTTCGCATTCAATTTAAGGCCTTTGTTCGTTGGATTTGGTTTGGTGCGCTATTGGTGTGTCTATCGGCATGTATCGCATTGCTTAGAAAGTCTAAGACAGCCTTAGTTTCAAGACGTTCTACTTCAAGGGAGGCTGTAAATGTTGGATAA
- the nrfD gene encoding cytochrome c nitrite reductase subunit NrfD translates to MSTWETAFHFDSLVWDWIIAIYLFLAGMSAGSALIAIYLKRKVIEGDPAQNGIMKAMAWLAPFGIIVGLLILVFHLTKPLEFWKIMIYYNPSSVMSMGVILFQVYMAVLFVWIGMIFRKPIMDVLGSKFDFVETILLKLEKIENGLELFLGFLAIVLAAYTGFLLSALKTYPMLNNPVLPILFLFSSLSSGAAASLLFGILVFKEDSHSPSVKWVHSFERPVVLFELFVIVTFFTGLIFSGGQNEVAAWNAIGGGFWSSWFWYGVIGIGMLLPLGLNYFSPGEVKLNHGFILVVTTLSLIGVLMLRTFVLYAGQMTVV, encoded by the coding sequence ATGAGTACGTGGGAAACAGCCTTTCATTTCGACTCCCTTGTTTGGGACTGGATCATCGCGATCTATCTCTTCTTAGCAGGGATGTCAGCAGGCTCCGCTCTAATTGCCATTTACCTCAAGCGTAAGGTTATCGAAGGCGACCCAGCGCAAAATGGCATCATGAAGGCGATGGCTTGGCTCGCGCCATTCGGCATTATTGTTGGTTTGCTTATCTTGGTATTCCACCTTACTAAGCCGCTTGAGTTCTGGAAAATCATGATTTACTACAACCCATCCTCGGTGATGTCGATGGGTGTCATCCTGTTCCAAGTCTACATGGCGGTGTTGTTTGTTTGGATTGGTATGATCTTCAGAAAACCGATCATGGATGTGTTGGGTAGTAAGTTCGATTTTGTCGAGACTATTTTGCTGAAGCTGGAGAAAATTGAAAACGGATTAGAGCTGTTTTTAGGTTTCCTAGCTATCGTTTTAGCGGCGTATACGGGTTTTCTATTATCCGCACTTAAAACCTATCCGATGCTAAATAACCCAGTATTGCCAATCTTGTTCTTGTTCTCGAGCTTGTCCTCGGGCGCTGCGGCAAGTTTACTTTTCGGCATTTTGGTCTTTAAAGAAGATTCACATAGCCCGAGCGTTAAGTGGGTTCACAGCTTTGAGCGTCCAGTTGTGCTGTTTGAGTTGTTTGTGATTGTCACTTTCTTTACTGGCCTTATTTTTAGTGGTGGTCAGAACGAAGTAGCAGCATGGAATGCGATTGGAGGCGGCTTCTGGTCTAGCTGGTTCTGGTATGGCGTGATTGGTATCGGGATGCTGTTGCCATTGGGACTAAACTACTTCAGCCCAGGTGAAGTGAAGTTGAATCACGGCTTTATTCTCGTGGTAACGACCCTGAGTTTGATTGGGGTGTTGATGCTGCGTACGTTTGTGTTGTATGCGGGGCAGATGACGGTGGTTTAG
- the nrfC gene encoding cytochrome c nitrite reductase Fe-S protein yields the protein MSCSRRNFLAGTGAVIFTTGVATTSVLTARNSVASDDTEKAVRYGMLHDENACIGCTACTDACREVNKVPEGVSRLEIHRSEPIGEYPDVEYRFTRESCQHCENPPCVYVCPTGAAYKDEKTGIIDVHKEKCVGCGYCLAACPYQVRFFHPENHSADKCNFCRDTNLAQGKLPACVESCPTKALVFGDLNDPNSDINKMLSIKVIYRDKEHLGTKPKLFKAAFHKGEV from the coding sequence ATGAGTTGTTCAAGACGAAACTTCCTTGCCGGTACTGGGGCTGTAATATTTACCACAGGTGTGGCAACGACCTCAGTGCTAACGGCACGTAATTCAGTTGCAAGTGATGACACCGAAAAAGCAGTGCGTTACGGCATGCTTCACGATGAGAATGCTTGTATTGGCTGTACGGCCTGTACCGATGCGTGTCGTGAAGTGAATAAAGTACCCGAAGGCGTATCTAGGCTGGAGATACATCGCTCAGAGCCTATTGGTGAGTACCCTGATGTCGAATATCGATTCACTCGAGAGTCCTGTCAGCATTGTGAGAACCCACCTTGTGTTTATGTGTGTCCAACAGGCGCAGCATACAAAGATGAGAAGACAGGCATTATCGACGTGCACAAAGAAAAGTGTGTCGGTTGTGGTTACTGTTTGGCAGCTTGTCCATATCAAGTGCGCTTTTTCCATCCTGAGAATCACTCAGCGGACAAATGTAATTTCTGCCGCGATACCAATTTGGCGCAAGGCAAACTGCCAGCATGTGTAGAGAGTTGTCCAACCAAAGCTCTGGTGTTCGGTGATTTGAACGATCCCAATAGCGACATCAACAAAATGCTGAGTATTAAAGTGATCTATCGCGATAAGGAACACCTGGGTACCAAACCTAAGCTGTTCAAAGCCGCATTCCACAAGGGGGAGGTGTAG
- the nrfB gene encoding cytochrome c nitrite reductase pentaheme subunit: protein MGNVKLTMVMMLQTLLAFILCGYSLNALADDAALIKEGDSTRHKVELIRDKDYKCIQCHKDSKQTLAGSHGENVVEIRGAAPSCTDCHSNIGPDHRDGASTVVKYHAAQSQPGTDKTWLDPEAILKANSRCTDCHQPQYLREDSWTHDVHAKNLTCTNCHSVHAEKAKVLSYDHKAKIKMCVDCHKDFNEKREEEGK from the coding sequence ATGGGCAATGTTAAATTGACCATGGTGATGATGCTTCAGACCCTCCTAGCATTCATTCTCTGTGGTTACTCACTCAATGCCTTAGCCGACGATGCAGCCCTCATTAAAGAAGGGGACTCTACAAGGCATAAGGTGGAGTTGATACGTGATAAGGATTACAAATGTATTCAATGTCACAAAGACTCCAAACAGACTCTGGCAGGCTCGCACGGCGAGAATGTCGTTGAGATCAGAGGTGCGGCACCAAGCTGTACGGACTGTCACAGTAATATCGGACCTGATCATCGTGATGGCGCCTCAACCGTTGTTAAATATCATGCTGCTCAGTCACAGCCGGGCACAGATAAAACATGGCTAGATCCCGAAGCCATTCTCAAAGCAAACAGTCGATGCACTGACTGTCACCAGCCGCAATACTTGCGTGAGGACAGCTGGACTCATGATGTGCACGCGAAGAATCTAACGTGTACCAATTGTCACTCGGTCCACGCAGAAAAAGCGAAAGTGCTCTCTTACGACCACAAAGCCAAAATCAAGATGTGTGTCGATTGCCATAAAGACTTCAATGAAAAACGTGAAGAGGAGGGCAAGTAA
- the nrfA gene encoding ammonia-forming nitrite reductase cytochrome c552 subunit, giving the protein MVNKHWIISSVAALAILGAASVPAFAASEKELMDPRNQAYEQDHPDQYHSWKQTSESVEIEDALAHDPNMVILWAGYGFAKDYNKARGHFYALDDVRQTLRTGGPTDPKSGPMPMACWSCKSPDVARVIDERGEDGYFEGKWARLGAEISNPIGCADCHDTRSDKFKNGEPELALTRPYVERAFEAIGKKFDEQSRLDKQASVCAQCHVEYYFTGPTKAVKFPWDMGTTVTEMEQYYDALNFKDWQHAVSKAPMLKAQHPGYETWRDGIHGKNGVVCVDCHMPKVTKEDGTVYTDHKVGNPFDRFEDTCANCHTQSKDQLQGIVSTRKAQVLNMKLTAEKQIVAAHFEAGAAWDAGATEEEMKPILMDIRHAQWRWDYAIASHGVHMHAPEVALEVLGTSVDKAADARAKLIRLLAKKGITDPIEIPDISTKEKAQQALGMDMDKMNAEKKHFLETVVPEWDKEAAVREANY; this is encoded by the coding sequence ATCGTGAACAAGCACTGGATTATTAGTTCCGTTGCTGCATTAGCTATATTAGGCGCCGCAAGTGTGCCCGCTTTTGCTGCCTCTGAAAAAGAGTTAATGGACCCGAGAAATCAGGCCTACGAACAAGACCACCCTGACCAATACCACTCTTGGAAGCAAACCAGTGAGAGTGTCGAAATCGAAGACGCACTCGCTCATGACCCGAACATGGTAATCCTGTGGGCAGGTTACGGTTTCGCGAAAGACTACAACAAAGCTCGCGGGCACTTCTACGCCCTTGACGACGTGCGCCAAACCTTAAGAACTGGCGGTCCCACAGATCCTAAATCTGGCCCAATGCCTATGGCATGTTGGAGCTGTAAAAGCCCTGACGTCGCTCGCGTCATCGATGAGCGTGGCGAGGACGGTTATTTTGAAGGCAAATGGGCACGCTTAGGTGCAGAAATTTCCAACCCTATCGGTTGTGCCGATTGTCACGACACTCGCAGTGACAAATTCAAAAACGGTGAGCCAGAGCTTGCGCTAACGCGCCCATACGTTGAGCGTGCCTTTGAAGCTATTGGTAAGAAGTTTGATGAGCAATCTCGCCTAGATAAACAAGCATCGGTTTGTGCTCAGTGTCACGTAGAGTACTACTTCACAGGCCCAACGAAAGCAGTGAAGTTCCCATGGGATATGGGCACCACAGTAACAGAAATGGAGCAATACTACGACGCGCTTAACTTTAAAGACTGGCAACATGCCGTTTCTAAAGCGCCAATGCTAAAAGCACAGCACCCAGGCTATGAAACATGGCGTGACGGTATCCATGGCAAAAACGGTGTCGTTTGTGTTGATTGTCACATGCCGAAAGTAACGAAAGAAGATGGTACGGTTTACACAGACCATAAAGTAGGCAACCCATTTGACCGCTTCGAAGATACTTGTGCAAACTGCCATACTCAAAGTAAAGATCAGCTACAAGGCATCGTATCAACTCGCAAAGCGCAAGTGCTCAACATGAAACTGACTGCCGAGAAACAAATCGTTGCTGCGCACTTCGAAGCCGGTGCAGCGTGGGATGCCGGTGCGACAGAAGAAGAGATGAAACCAATATTAATGGATATTCGTCATGCTCAATGGCGTTGGGACTATGCAATCGCTTCTCATGGTGTTCACATGCACGCCCCGGAAGTTGCACTTGAAGTACTCGGTACCTCAGTAGACAAAGCAGCAGATGCTCGTGCGAAACTGATCCGTTTGCTTGCTAAGAAAGGCATTACTGACCCTATCGAAATTCCTGACATCTCTACTAAAGAGAAAGCGCAACAAGCTCTTGGAATGGATATGGACAAGATGAACGCTGAGAAGAAACACTTCCTTGAAACCGTGGTACCAGAATGGGACAAAGAAGCAGCGGTTCGCGAGGCTAATTACTAA